In a genomic window of Glycine max cultivar Williams 82 chromosome 13, Glycine_max_v4.0, whole genome shotgun sequence:
- the LOC100777476 gene encoding exocyst complex component EXO70H1, with protein MPKMGLKNLFFFKASPSPPSSPPTRTFSDSLMDQNIETARAIISKWELISPSDQTAPLFSNTRQEAKQYLNAVMSLQSTMQHLVALDSSSDTLVQAHFLMQLAMKRLQAEFYRILAQNRDNLHPESVASTDHRSSSVSDDGSDFSDDEFRFAGDSVSTVAMADLKAIAECMVSAGYSEECVKIYILMRKSIVDESLYHFGVERLSSSQIQKMDWEALESKIKSWLNAVKIAVGSLFHGERTLCDYVFGSPERKTAESCFAAICSEGATSLFGFPEKVAKCSKKTPEKMFRTLDLYEAISDNRQQIESIFSSESTFSIRSQVLASQARLGEAVGTMLNNFESAIQKESSKIPMPGGEIHPLTRYVMNYIAFLGDYGDGLAEIVGDWRKNSLPECYYRSPDREGKKGSSEIAERMAWLILVLLCKLDRKAELYKEVALSYLFLANNVQYVVVKVRNTNLGLILGEDWLTKHELKVKEYVSKYDQAS; from the coding sequence ATGCCGAAAATGGGACTCAAAAACTTGTTCTTCTTCAAAGCATCACCATCGCCACCTTCCTCTCCTCCCACAAGAACCTTCTCCGATTCACTAATGGACCAAAACATCGAAACCGCTCGCGCCATCATTTCAAAATGGGAACTTATTTCCCCTTCTGACCAAACCGCCCCTCTATTCAGCAACACACGCCAAGAAGCCAAACAGTACCTTAACGCTGTCATGAGCCTGCAGTCCACTATGCAGCACCTCGTCGCACTGGATTCCTCCTCCGACACCCTCGTCCAAGCCCACTTCCTTATGCAACTCGCCATGAAGAGACTCCAGGCTGAGTTCTATCGAATATTAGCCCAAAACAGAGACAATCTCCATCCTGAATCCGTCGCCTCCACCGATCACCGGAGCAGCAGCGTCTCCGATGACGGCTCCGATTTCTCCGACGATGAGTTCCGCTTCGCCGGCGACTCTGTCTCCACGGTCGCCATGGCGGACCTGAAAGCCATTGCGGAGTGTATGGTTTCCGCCGGATACAGCGAAGAGTGCGTCAAGATTTACATCTTAATGAGAAAATCAATCGTAGATGAGTCACTGTATCACTTCGGAGTGGAGAGGCTGAGCTCCTCTCAGATTCAGAAGATGGACTGGGAAGCGCTCGAGTCCAAGATTAAGTCCTGGCTCAACGCTGTCAAGATCGCCGTCGGCTCTTTGTTTCACGGTGAGAGAACGCTCTGCGACTACGTCTTCGGTTCACCGGAGAGGAAGACCGCGGAGTCCTGCTTCGCCGCGATTTGCAGCGAAGGGGCTACGTCGTTGTTCGGATTCCCGGAAAAAGTTGCCAAGTGCAGCAAGAAAACGCCGGAGAAAATGTTCAGGACGCTCGACTTGTACGAAGCGATCTCTGATAACCGTCAACAAATTGAATCCATCTTCTCGTCAGAATCAACCTTCTCAATCAGATCGCAGGTACTTGCTTCTCAGGCTAGGCTGGGCGAGGCCGTTGGGACGATGCTAAACAACTTCGAATCCgcgattcaaaaggaatcctcCAAGATTCCCATGCCTGGCGGCGAGATCCACCCGCTCACGCGTTACGTCATGAACTACATCGCGTTCCTGGGCGATTACGGCGACGGGCTCGCGGAGATAGTCGGCGATTGGCGTAAAAATTCGTTGCCGGAGTGTTACTACCGAAGTCCCGATCGCGAGGGAAAGAAAGGGTCATCGGAGATAGCTGAACGGATGGCGTGGCTGATATTAGTGCTCCTCTGTAAGCTGGACAGAAAAGCTGAACTCTACAAAGAGGTTGCACTCTCTTATCTGTTCCTGGCGAATAACGTGCAATACGTCGTCGTAAAGGTCCGCAACACAAACCTAGGGTTGATCCTTGGGGAGGATTGGTTGACGAAGCACGAGTTGAAGGTGAAAGAGTATGTTTCCAAGTACGACCAAGCATCTTGA